Below is a genomic region from Candidatus Paceibacterota bacterium.
TTGGTATGTTCAAACGTGCTCCCACACCGGTGCCAGCGTCCAGTTGCGTGATCAAAAGCACCAATTTGTCAGCCGCCTGCCCCTCAGAAGCAGCCCGGACAATCCGCCCTAAACCCGCCGATGGCCGGGGCGCCAAAATTGGTCCCGGCCGTCTAGTGGCCATGGGGTGGCCGTCTAGTGGCCGTCTAGTGGCCGTCCCGGGGCCGCTCCCAGCCCGTTCCCTGATCAAATAGGGCGCTTAACCTAATCTATTCCCGACCAACCTTGCCGCTTACTTCTCCTTCGCGCCCCCACCCCCCCCCGCTACACACCAGAGCTTAGGCCCCAGCGTTGGGGACCATTTCTGGCAGAAGCAAACGACCCGACGGCATCATTCCGCTCAACGCCGTTAAGGCGCTCCGGCGGGGCTTCGCAGCCGGTAGAAAGCCGAGTTGCAGCCCGACACGGGCGGCGTGTCCTTGAAGGTGACCAGGCCCGAGTCCGAACAAATGACCGGGTTGTCGTGCTCCAGGTCAGAGAAGTTGAAGAGGTCCCCACACGACCGTTGCACATAATAACTGTAACCGGGAATGCCCCAGAAAGATAGTGTCACCTCCCCGCCACCGTCATGCCGAATGTTCACGGAACCATAATATGGCTCGACCTTGATGTTGAGCTTCTTCGTGACCAAGCCGCCGCGGTTGTCCTTCACCTTGTATTGGAGGAAGTCGGCATTGTCGTTGATCGGGTAGTAGAAGTAGTAGATTCCGTTATTCGTCACCGTCACACCCTGGTTGCTCGTCATGCTTACGAATCCGTCAAAGCTGGCCGAGTCCCCGCTGTCTAGCTCGGACACGCCGTTCATCAAGTCGTCAATCAAATCAGCCATCTTGATCTTCATCGAGACACCCTTGGCCCGGGTCAAGGTGTGGTCCGCGACGCCGATCGGCGCGCGGTTAACGATGATCGTGCCATCCCCCGTCAGGTTGTCCGTGAACCAGTTCAGCGCGGGTTCTTGCGTTGGAAGCGTCGGGAGGTTCAGCGTGCCAAAGCTGCTGCCGGTGTTAAAACCGTCGCTGGAATCAAACAGGTCAAAAACCTCTCCGCCGCTGAGCGTCTGGCTCCCCGAAAGTTCGGTCACGGTCAGCGTGCCGCCGTAGTTCAGTACTCCCGAGGTCAGATTGACTTTGTCGGCGGTATAAACAGGCCCGGCCGCCTTGTTGATCTGCATCGCCACCGTGCCACCCAGGCTCGGCACCGCACCCAGCGTCAGCGTGCCGATGGAGCCAAGGGCAGCCCCGGGGGCAAGCGTGCCGCCGGACGCTACGCTGGCCGCCCCGCCAATCGTCCCGTTGCCGCCCAGGGTGGCGGTGTTCTGCACGGTGACGGTGCCGCTGCCGGTGGACCCGTTGACCAGCAGCCCGCCGGCGGTGACGGTTGTCGCGCCGCTATAAGTATTCGCGCCGCTGAGCGTCAGCGTGCCGGTGCCAACCTTGGTGAGTGAAAGCGTTGCCACAGTGTTCTTAATGGCACCGCCAAATGTGGTCGTGTCGTTGTCGTTACCGACCGACAATTCCTGGGCGCTACCATTGCTGATGTCCACTGTGCCGTCGCCGGATAACCCGTTGATGTGCAAGCCATACCCATGCAAAGCCAGCGTGCCGGGCGCATTGACGATCACCTCCCCCTTGCCGCTGCCGTAGGGAAGGGTAGATCCGGTGCCCTCGTTGCACTGTAACGTGCCCCCACCAATGGTGGTGTTGCCGCTATACGTGTTCGCGGCGTTGAGCTTGAGCACGCCCGTGCCCAGCTTCGTCAGCGTGCCGCTGCCGCTGATCACGCCCGCATAAGTCACGAAATTGGCGTTCTTGTTGAAGATCAAAGCGCCGTTGTTGACCGTGGACATGGTTCCCAAGGAAACCGTCAACTCACCCGTGGTGCCGCCGTCGCCCACCGACACAGTTCCGCCGCTGATCGTCAGGCCGCCCGTAAAGGTGTTGGCACCAGTCAAATAGAGCGTGCCGGCGCCTTG
It encodes:
- a CDS encoding autotransporter-associated beta strand repeat-containing protein; translated protein: MDANRGLTIGSSGGTIWSGDWNIKRLCGSGPFTVDTDNLAIITLAGGAIANTYSGAMTINMGTVLLSKNAGVNAIAGGTITVGNSAGTDQLTLAANNQIADTVVLTINGATSGNSGKFNLAGYDETVAGISSADAFSVIQNTEAPASTVGTSTLTVNNSSAYSFAGIIRDHASGSASPLALTKSGVGTLTLSGTANTFSGAVNVSGGVLSINAQTAIGDSANLITISSGATLRNTGGNGDFIPANRPLAIGSGGGTIEVSASAGTVQWTDNLISGTGNTLTKAGVGEFRTLDQHNTFGKLIVSGGMYTLGSGGYVGYPDSVGTGTGADAITLAGGTSLRLAGEADVAFTSSQGITLSGAATIRAVAGRVLTIPGVITGGYGLTIGTTDTGTVVLSGDNNYSGATTVSTGTLSIGAGGTSGSVASASIVDNAALIFNRSDDLTYPGVISGGGSATKQGAGTLYLTGANTFTGGLTISGGTVSVGDGGTTGELTVSLGTMSTVNNGALIFNKNANFVTYAGVISGSGTLTKLGTGVLKLNAANTYSGNTTIGGGTLQCNEGTGSTLPYGSGKGEVIVNAPGTLALHGYGLHINGLSGDGTVDISNGSAQELSVGNDNDTTTFGGAIKNTVATLSLTKVGTGTLTLSGANTYSGATTVTAGGLLVNGSTGSGTVTVQNTATLGGNGTIGGAASVASGGTLAPGAALGSIGTLTLGAVPSLGGTVAMQINKAAGPVYTADKVNLTSGVLNYGGTLTVTELSGSQTLSGGEVFDLFDSSDGFNTGSSFGTLNLPTLPTQEPALNWFTDNLTGDGTIIVNRAPIGVADHTLTRAKGVSMKIKMADLIDDLMNGVSELDSGDSASFDGFVSMTSNQGVTVTNNGIYYFYYPINDNADFLQYKVKDNRGGLVTKKLNIKVEPYYGSVNIRHDGGGEVTLSFWGIPGYSYYVQRSCGDLFNFSDLEHDNPVICSDSGLVTFKDTPPVSGCNSAFYRLRSPAGAP